In one window of Brassica napus cultivar Da-Ae unplaced genomic scaffold, Da-Ae ScsIHWf_2470;HRSCAF=3189, whole genome shotgun sequence DNA:
- the LOC125601166 gene encoding uncharacterized protein LOC125601166, whose translation KPPFLFIFDLNDLWYTSLNDLISSSDGFGSLFFSPLTITGRFLLLEMDSSNIAIRNELVKRAASMRLQSSTIVSATDTNWFKNFCLKAKHQAAACLRPVYRILTFGFS comes from the coding sequence AAACCACCCTTCCTCTTTATCTTCGACCTCAATGATCTCTGGTACACGAGCTTGAATGATCTGATCTCGAGTTCCGATGGCTTTGGTTCGTTGTTTTTTTCACCACTTACAATCACAGGCAGGTTTCTCTTGTTGGAAATGGATTCTTCAAACATAGCCATTCGAAATGAGCTCGTGAAAAGAGCAGCTTCGATGCGTCTTCAGTCTTCTACGATTGTATCTGCTACTGACACCAACTGGTTTAAGAATTTCTGTTTGAAGGCAAAGCATCAGGCGGCTGCTTGTCTCAGACCGGTCTACCGGATTCTAACGTTTGGTTTTAGCTAA